Proteins encoded in a region of the Acipenser ruthenus chromosome 43, fAciRut3.2 maternal haplotype, whole genome shotgun sequence genome:
- the LOC131709440 gene encoding carcinoembryonic antigen-related cell adhesion molecule 5-like, which produces MCQGGTVQIRGTTGARYTLSPVTQSHSGQYQCEAQRGDPPRSSQRSDPVTLTVSEGRPKPALTREPAGEIFEGDTVTLSCVVEGGSGGWRYLWYKDRQGAPVYQTDSSSGTGAGYTISAAALSHSGEYWCGAGRGRNTSYSQYSDPIWVNVTALFSRVTLTASPGATVKEGEALNLTCEAAVNKTPRPELHYTIVRDGEPVTNSTDSALYSIASTEKSHTGSYTCAVESQGVKKSSQELQIELQSKITNPS; this is translated from the exons atGTGTCAGGGAGGCACAGTGCAGATCAGAGGCACCACTGGAGCCAGATACACACTCAGCCCTGTCACTCAGTCTCATAGTGGACAGTACCAGTGTGAGGCACAAAGAGGAGATCCACCACGTTCCTCTCAacgcagtgatcctgttacactgactgtgtctg AGGGACGCCCAAAGCCTGCACTGACCCGGGAGCCTGCAGGAGAGATATTTGAAGGAGACacagtcaccctgagctgtgtggttgaggggggctctggaggctggagatatctctggtacaaagacaggcagggagctccagtgtaccagactgacagcagcagtggaactggagccggatacacaatcagtgctgctgctctgtcccacagtggagagtactggtgtGGAGCTGGACGGGGCAGGAACACGTCTTACTCACAATACAGCGATCCCATCTGGGTAAATGTAACTG CTCTGTtttccagggtgactctgacagcatctccaggagccacagtgaaggagggagaggctcttaacctgacctgtgaggcagcagtgaacaaaaccccccgccctgaactccactacaccattgtgagagacggggagcctgtgactaacagcactgactctgcactgtacagcatagccagcactgagaagagccacactgggagctacacgtgtgctgtggagtcacagggagtgaagaagagcagccaggagctacaGATTGAACTACAAAGTAAGATTACAAACCCATCCTAA